The following nucleotide sequence is from Achromobacter spanius.
ATGAAAGAATTCTGGCAGACCTGCGTCAGTCGTCTTGAGCAGGAACTCCCCCCCCAACAAATCAGCGCGTGGATACGACCGCTGGTCCCGCTTGCGTACGACGAAACGCAGGCGGTGCTGCGCGTTGCCGCGCCCAACCGCTTCAAGCTGGATTGGGTGCGCAAGAACTTTTCCCACCAGATCGAAGCGTTGGCCGCGGAGTGGTTCAAGCGACCGGTACAGGTCTTGTTCGAGTTGCCTTCTCATGGAGCCGCCCCGCGCATGCCGGTCGCGCCCGTGCGTGCACCGCAACCCGTTCAATCGCACCTGTCCGCTGCACAGCCCTCAGGCGGCGCGCCGCCCATGCAGGCCCCGGCTCCGGCCGCCCCGCCCCAACCTGCCACGACGGTTGCGGCGCAGTCGGTGAACGCGGATGCCGCCAACATCGTGTACGAGCGTTCGCGCCTGAACACGGACCTTACCTTCGAGAACTTCGTGACGGGTAAGGCCAACCAGTTGGCGCGCGCCGCGGCGTTGCAGGTGGCCGAGAACCCTGGCACGTCCTACAACCCGCTGTTCCTGTATGGCGGCGTGGGCCTGGGCAAGACCCACCTGATCCACGCCATCGGCAACGCCATGGTCGCGGCTGGCACGGGCGTGCGGGTGCGCTACGTGCACGCTGACCAATACGTGTCCGATGTGGTGAAGGCATACCAGCGCAAGGCGTTCGACGACTTCAAGCGCTACTACCATTCGCTGGACTTGCTGCTGATCGATGACATCCAGTTCTTCTCCGGCAAGAACCGCACGCAGGAAGAATTCTTCTATGCGTTCGAAGCGATGGTGGCCCAGCGCAAGCAGATCATCATCACCAGCGATACGTATCCGAAGGAACTGTCCGGCATCGACAGCCGCCTGATTTCGCGCTTTGACTCCGGCCTGACGGTGGCGATCGAGCCGCCGGAGCTGGAAATGCGCGTGGCAATTCTGCTGCGCAAGGCGGAATCCGAAGGCGTGCCCATGCCCGAGGAAGTGGCCTTCTTCATTGCCAAGCATCTGCGCAGCAACGTGCGCGAACTGGAAGGCGCGCTGCGCAAGGTTCTGGCCTACGCCCGCTTCCATGGTCGCGACGTGCTGACGGTGGATGTCTGCAAGGAAGCCCTGAAAGACCTGCTGTCCGTGTCCAACGGCCAGATCACGGTAGAAAACATCCAGAAGACGGTGGCGGATTTCTACAAGATCAAGGTCGCGGACATGTACTCGAAACGCCGGCCCGCCAATATCGCCTTGCCGCGTCAGGTCGCGATGTACCTGGCTAAAGAGCTGACGCAGAAAAGCCTGCCGGAAATCGGTGATCTGTTCGGGGGGCGCGATCACACCACCGTACTGCATGCCGTACGCAAGATTTCCGACGCCCGCGCAAAACAAGCGGAGCTCAACCATACCCTGCACGTGTTGGAACAAACTCTAAAAGGATGAACATGCAACTCGTACAAACCACACGCGATGCATTGCTGAAACCGCTGTCGACTGTGGCGGGCATCGTCGAAAGACGCCATACCCTGCCCATTCTTGCGAACATCCTGATGCGCAAGGAAGGCAACAAGGTTGCCTTTATTGCGACCGACCTGGAAGTACAGATCACCACCCATGCCGACTTCGGCGTGGGCCAGGACAACGAGTCCACCACGGTTGCCGCGCGCAAGCTGCTCGACATCCTGAAAGCGCTGCCGGATACCGGCGACGTGCGCCTGGCCCTGGCCAGCAACAAGCTGTCGGTGCAGTCGGCCAAGAGCCGCTTTGCGTTGCAGACGCTGGCCGCCAGCGAGTTCCCCACCGTGGCTCAGCCCGAGCAGTGGGATGTGTCGCTGACCATGCCGCAACGCACGCTGCGCCACCTGTTCAACATGGTGCACTTCGCCATGGCGCAACAAGACATCCGTTACTACCTGAACGGCATGCTGCTGGTGTTTGAACCGGGCCGTGTGCGCGCCGTCGCCACCGATGGTCACCGCCTGGCGCACTGCTCCACCGAAGCCGACGGCATCGCCGAACGCCACGAAGTGATCGTGCCGCGCAAGACCGTGCTGGAAATGCAGCGCCTGCTGGAAGACTCCGACGAGGTGGTCTCCATTGATGTGGCGCCAGGCCAGATCCGTTTCCGCTTCGGCGATGTCGAACTGGTGTCCAAGCTGGTCGAAGGCAAGTTCCCCGATTTCACGCGTGTGATTCCCACGAACTACACGCGCCACTTCATGGTGGGCCGCGAAGCGCTTCAAGGCAGCTTGCAGCGCGCCGCCATTTTGACGACCGACAAGTTCAAGGGCGTGCGCCTGCAATTGGCGCAAAACCAGATGAAGATCTCGTCTTCCAACGCCGAGCAGGAAGAAGCGCAGGAAGAAATCGACATCGACTACGGCCATGAGGCCCTGGACGTGGGCTTTAACGTGGGCTATTTGCTTGATGTGCTGGCCAACGTGAAAGTCGACAACATCCAGTGGTCGGTCATGCCCGATGCCAATGCATCGGCGCTCATCACCCTGCCCGAAGACGACCAGTTCAAATACGTCGTCATGCCCATGCGGATTTGATCCGCGTCCCACTCCTTTGTGGGTTTGTGCCGCTTGCGGGCCTGATGGCTCGCGGGCGGTCCGGCCGCCAGGCCGTTCTTTAAAGCGTTATCGAACCAGACATGTCAGATCAGCAGAACACCACTCCCGAGAACAGCGGCTACGGCGCAGACTCGATCAAGATGCTCAAGGGGCTGGAGGCCGTGCGCAAGCGCCCCGGCATGTACATCGGCGACACGTCCGACGGCACCGGCTTGCACCACATGGTGTTTGAAGTCGTGGATAACGCCATCGACGAAGCTCTGGCCGGCCATTGCGACGACATCGTCGTCACCATCCACACCGACAACTCCATCTCGGTCACCGACAACGGTCGCGGCATCCCCACGGATATCCACAAAGACGACGAATTCCACCGCAGCGCGGCGGAAATCGTGATGACCGAATTGCACGCTGGCGGCAAGTTCGACCAGAACTCGTACAAGGTGTCCGGCGGCCTGCACGGCGTGGGCGTGTCTTGCGTGAACGCCCTGTCCGAATGGCTGCGCCTGACCATCCGCCGCAACGGCCAGGTCCACCAGATGGAATTCCGCCAAGGCGCTCGCGTGGCGCCCCTGGCCGTGACGGGCACGACGGACATGCGCGGCACGGAAGTGCGCTTCCTGGCCGACCCGGTCATCTTCAACAACATCGAATACCACTACGAGATTCTCTCCAAGCGCTTGCGCGAGCTCTCGTTTTTGAACAACGGCGTGAAGATCCGCCTGGTGGATCAACGCCAGGGCAAGGAAGAGAACTTCGCGTTCTCGGGCGGCGTGAAGGGCTTTGTTGAATACATCAACCGCGCCAAGACCGTGCTGCACCCGAACGTGTTTTCGGTCAGCACCGAATCGGCCGCCGGCGGCGTGTCGGTAGGCGTGGAAGTGGCGATGCAGTGGAACGACAGCTACAGCGAAAGCGTGCTGTGCTTCACCAACAACATCCCGCAGCGCGACGGCGGCTCGCACCTGACCGGCCTGCGCGCGGCGATGACCCGCATCATCAACAAGTACATCGCCGACAACGAATTGGCCAAGAAGGCCAAGGTGGAAACGTCCGGCGACGACATGCGCGAAGGCCTGGCCTGCGTGCTGTCGGTGAAGGTGCCCGAGCCCAAGTTCAGCAGCCAGACCAAAGACAAGCTGGTGTCCAGCGAAGTGCGTCCGGCCGTTGAAGAAGCCGTGGCCCGCACGCTGGAAAGCTGGTTGCTTGAAAACCCGATCGACGCCAAGGCGCTGTGCAACAAGATCGTCGAAGCCGCCCGCGCGCGTGAAGCCGCGCGCAAGGCCCGCGAAATGACGCGGCGCAAGAGCGTGTTGGAAGGCGCCGGCCTGCCCGGCAAGCTGGCCGACTGCCAGGAAAAAGATCCGGCGCTGTGCGAGCTGTACATCGTCGAGGGTGACTCCGCAG
It contains:
- the dnaA gene encoding chromosomal replication initiator protein DnaA; amino-acid sequence: MKEFWQTCVSRLEQELPPQQISAWIRPLVPLAYDETQAVLRVAAPNRFKLDWVRKNFSHQIEALAAEWFKRPVQVLFELPSHGAAPRMPVAPVRAPQPVQSHLSAAQPSGGAPPMQAPAPAAPPQPATTVAAQSVNADAANIVYERSRLNTDLTFENFVTGKANQLARAAALQVAENPGTSYNPLFLYGGVGLGKTHLIHAIGNAMVAAGTGVRVRYVHADQYVSDVVKAYQRKAFDDFKRYYHSLDLLLIDDIQFFSGKNRTQEEFFYAFEAMVAQRKQIIITSDTYPKELSGIDSRLISRFDSGLTVAIEPPELEMRVAILLRKAESEGVPMPEEVAFFIAKHLRSNVRELEGALRKVLAYARFHGRDVLTVDVCKEALKDLLSVSNGQITVENIQKTVADFYKIKVADMYSKRRPANIALPRQVAMYLAKELTQKSLPEIGDLFGGRDHTTVLHAVRKISDARAKQAELNHTLHVLEQTLKG
- the dnaN gene encoding DNA polymerase III subunit beta, whose product is MQLVQTTRDALLKPLSTVAGIVERRHTLPILANILMRKEGNKVAFIATDLEVQITTHADFGVGQDNESTTVAARKLLDILKALPDTGDVRLALASNKLSVQSAKSRFALQTLAASEFPTVAQPEQWDVSLTMPQRTLRHLFNMVHFAMAQQDIRYYLNGMLLVFEPGRVRAVATDGHRLAHCSTEADGIAERHEVIVPRKTVLEMQRLLEDSDEVVSIDVAPGQIRFRFGDVELVSKLVEGKFPDFTRVIPTNYTRHFMVGREALQGSLQRAAILTTDKFKGVRLQLAQNQMKISSSNAEQEEAQEEIDIDYGHEALDVGFNVGYLLDVLANVKVDNIQWSVMPDANASALITLPEDDQFKYVVMPMRI
- the gyrB gene encoding DNA topoisomerase (ATP-hydrolyzing) subunit B, with translation MSDQQNTTPENSGYGADSIKMLKGLEAVRKRPGMYIGDTSDGTGLHHMVFEVVDNAIDEALAGHCDDIVVTIHTDNSISVTDNGRGIPTDIHKDDEFHRSAAEIVMTELHAGGKFDQNSYKVSGGLHGVGVSCVNALSEWLRLTIRRNGQVHQMEFRQGARVAPLAVTGTTDMRGTEVRFLADPVIFNNIEYHYEILSKRLRELSFLNNGVKIRLVDQRQGKEENFAFSGGVKGFVEYINRAKTVLHPNVFSVSTESAAGGVSVGVEVAMQWNDSYSESVLCFTNNIPQRDGGSHLTGLRAAMTRIINKYIADNELAKKAKVETSGDDMREGLACVLSVKVPEPKFSSQTKDKLVSSEVRPAVEEAVARTLESWLLENPIDAKALCNKIVEAARAREAARKAREMTRRKSVLEGAGLPGKLADCQEKDPALCELYIVEGDSAGGSAKQGRDRKFQAILPLRGKVLNVEKARFDRLIASEQIATLITALGTSIGPDFNVEKLRYHRLIIMTDADVDGAHIRTLLLTLLYRQMPELVQRGYVYIAQPPLYKVKVGREERYLKDDQEEAQFMLQQALKDAEIISGGNIIRGEELTDLASQYVAADGVIARLSKVFDVGALSAMAEGVEINLETAESTADSAKRLAEAMRDPVSGNGVDVVPQFDEATERHRLSVQRMHHGNVRVSIIDADFVNGADYTILSKAAKSFLGKVGPRSLAARGEGEKRKEQAVSDFREAMQWLRSEADRGISKQRYKGLGEMNPEQLWETTMDPKVRRLLRVQIEDAIAADEVFTTLMGDDVEPRRAFIERNALSAGNIDA